A stretch of DNA from Variovorax paradoxus:
CTGCGTGAGGTTGAGCTCGCGCACCGCGCCGCCGGGGGCGGCCGCGGTCGCCACCGGCGTGGCCGGCCGTGCCGGTGCGGGTGAAGGGGCCTGGGGCTGTTGCGGTTGGGCCCACGCGCCGCCCGATGCCGCGGCAGCCAGCGCGAGCGCCACCAGGGTGGCGCCGCGGCGCGATGCCGGCCGCGGAAGGGTCGCCATGCCGCCGGGCACATGCAGGGAGGTCGTCACACAGGGTCCTTCGCTTCGACAGGCGGCTTCGGGGACGAAGCCGCGGAGGGGCGCAGCCGGGAGGTGGCGGCGCGGTAGTAGTGGGCGAACATGTTGCGAAAGCCCGTCGCGCTGATGCGCACGAGGTGGCTGAGCACGCGGTGAATGCCCACGCGCGGGTAGTTGCCCCAGCGCGCGGCCCAGATGTCGGCGCGCGCCATCGTGCATTGCACCAGCGCGCGTTCCTGCACGAGCGTCATCGGCGCAAAGCGCAGGCCCAGGCGTCGTCCGCTGCTGAAGCGCACAGTGGCGGCAAAGCGCGACTCGGTCTCGCCGCGGTACAGCGCCACCCCCACCTTCGCGTCCTGCGCGAGCGGGACGTCGGCCGGCAGCGCGATGCCCAGGCCGCCGCTGGAAAAGTCGAAGGTGCTGCAGCGCATCGAGGTGCCGTCTTCGAGGTACAGCGTGGCCGGCACCTCCAGCGCCACGCGGTGCGCGCTGCGCACCTGGCGCGACTCGTTGGCCGCGGCCACGCAGGCGCCCAGGATCATCAGGTTGTAGACGGTCCAGGCCAGCGTGAGCCACACGGTCGCGATGTTCTGCGGATCGACCCAGGTCAGGCGCCAGACGCCCGCGCACACGCCCAGGAAGTTCAGCATCAGCAGCACCAGGCTGGCGCGGGCGATCTGGGTGTCGAAGTACGCCTCCTGCACCAGGCCGCCCTTGGCCGTCACGTTGAAGCTGCCGAGCTTGGGGTTGATGAGCGCCACCAGCGTGGGCCGGAAGATGTACCAGGCCAGCACCGCCTCGTAGACCTCGTTCCACAGCAGGTAGCGAAAGCGCCCCTGGATGCGGCTGTTGGTGAGGTTCGCATGCAGGATGTGCGGCAGCGCGAAGGCGAAGATCATCGACGCCGACGCGTGGATCACGCTCGCGCCGAAGAACAGGTAGGCCAGCGGCGCCGTGAGGTAGATCAGGCGCGGCAGGCCATACAGGAAGTGCAGCATCGCGTTCAGGTAGCACAGCCGCTGCGCCCAGTGCAGGCCACGCCCGAACAGCGGGTTGTCGATGCGGAAGATCTGCGCCATGCCGCGCGCCCAGCGGATGCGCTGGCCGACGTGGCCCGAGAGGCTCTCGGTGGCCAGCCCGGCCGCCTGCGGCAACGCCAGGTAGGCGGTGTTGTAGCCGCGGCGGTGCATCTTGAGCGCGGTGTGGGCGTCTTCGGTGACGGTCTCCACCGCGATGCCGCCGACCTCTTCGACGATGGTCCGGCGCAGCACCGCGCACGAACCGCAGAAGAAGGTCGCGTTCCACAGGTCGTTGCCGTCCTGGATCAGTCCGTAGAACAGCTCGCCTTCGTTGGGCACGCGGCCGAAGGTGTCCAGGTTGCGCTCGAACGGGTCGGCCGAGAAGAAGTAGTGCGGCAGCTGCACCATGCCCAGCTTCGGGTCGCGGCCGAACCAGCCCATGGCGATCTGCATGAACGAGCGCGTCGGGATGTGGTCGCAATCGAAGATCGCGACGAACTCGGCCGTGGTGTTCTTCAGCGCCGCGTTGATGTTGCCGGCCTTCGCATGGCGGTTGTTGTCGCGCGTGACGTGGGTCACGCCGAGCTCTTCGCAGAACGCGCGGAA
This window harbors:
- the bcsA gene encoding UDP-forming cellulose synthase catalytic subunit; translation: MKSNTGDTGYVPREAPGFLRLWPVRLLGWLVALAVLPALVIAPMTFEQQLVLSVGIFAAALVTNRFRGRFAGLVMIVLSVVVSSRYTYWRVTETMYMDNLLDLVLGVGLLMAELYAFVVLLLGYVQTAWPLERKPVPLPEDTALWPTIDLFIPTYNEPLSVVRPTVLAAQSIDWPRDKIKIFVLDDGRREEFRAFCEELGVTHVTRDNNRHAKAGNINAALKNTTAEFVAIFDCDHIPTRSFMQIAMGWFGRDPKLGMVQLPHYFFSADPFERNLDTFGRVPNEGELFYGLIQDGNDLWNATFFCGSCAVLRRTIVEEVGGIAVETVTEDAHTALKMHRRGYNTAYLALPQAAGLATESLSGHVGQRIRWARGMAQIFRIDNPLFGRGLHWAQRLCYLNAMLHFLYGLPRLIYLTAPLAYLFFGASVIHASASMIFAFALPHILHANLTNSRIQGRFRYLLWNEVYEAVLAWYIFRPTLVALINPKLGSFNVTAKGGLVQEAYFDTQIARASLVLLMLNFLGVCAGVWRLTWVDPQNIATVWLTLAWTVYNLMILGACVAAANESRQVRSAHRVALEVPATLYLEDGTSMRCSTFDFSSGGLGIALPADVPLAQDAKVGVALYRGETESRFAATVRFSSGRRLGLRFAPMTLVQERALVQCTMARADIWAARWGNYPRVGIHRVLSHLVRISATGFRNMFAHYYRAATSRLRPSAASSPKPPVEAKDPV